A window of the Labrus mixtus chromosome 8, fLabMix1.1, whole genome shotgun sequence genome harbors these coding sequences:
- the LOC132979552 gene encoding tripartite motif-containing protein 16-like codes for MAQKGVQLGQETISCSICLDLLKDPVTTTCGHSYCMNCIKSHWDQEDEKTIYSCPQCRQDFTPRPVLRKNTMLAVLVEELKKTGLQAAPADHCYAGPEDVACDVCTGRKLKACKSCLQCLASYCEKHLQPHFEVPPLKKHKLVEPSKKLQENVCSRHNEEMKVFCRTDQQSICYLCLMDEHKGHDTVSAAAERSERQRELGVSRQNIQQRIQDGEKDVKLLQQEVEAINGSADKTVGNSEKMFTELIRLMEKSRSDVKQQVRSQQQTEVSRMRELQEKLEQEITELKRRDAELEKLSHTEDHNQFLHDYPSLSPLSESTHSSSIKIRPLRFFEDVTAAVSEVRDKLQDVLREKWTNISQTVTEVDVLLSGPEPEPKTRAEFLKYSCDITLDPNTAHTHLLLSDENRKVTVMREQQSYSSHPDRFTDWWQVLSKESLTGRCYWEVKWGGGGVCVAVTYKNISRAGSSHECLFGRNDKSWRSDCYNNSYNFYYNKVNTPVSGPQSSRVGVYLDHRAGILSFYSISETMTLLHRVQTTFTQPLHAGLGFDWFPGVSAELCKLK; via the coding sequence atggcACAGAAAGGAGTTCAGCTGGGTCAGGAAACGATTTCTTGTTCGATCTGTCTGGATCTACTGAAGGATCCGGTGACTACTACCTGTGGACATAGTTACTGTATGAActgtattaaaagccactgggatcaagaggatgaaaagacaatctacagctgccctcagtgtagACAGGACTTCACACCGAGGCCTGTCCTGAGGAAAAACACCATGTTGGCAGttttagtggaggagctgaagaagactggactccaagctgctcctgctgatcactgctatgctggacctgaagatgtggcctgtgatgtctgcaccgggaggaaactgaaagcctgtaagtcctgtctgcagtgtctggcctcttactgtgagaaacaccttcaGCCTCATTTTGAAGTACCtccattaaagaaacacaagctagtggagccctccaagaagctccaggagaacgtctgctctcgtcatAATGAGGAGATGAAAGTATTTTGTCGgactgatcagcagtctatctgttatctctgtttaatggacgaacacaaaggtcatgacacagtctcagctgcagcagaaaggagcgagaggcagagagagctcggggtgagtcgacaaaacatccagcagagaatccaggacggagagaaagatgtgaagctgcttcaacaggaggtggaggctatcaatggctccgctgataaaacagtggggaacagtgagaagatgttcactgagctgatccgtctcatggagaaaagccgctctgatgtgaagcaacaggtcagatcccagcagcagactgaagtgagtCGAATgagagagcttcaggagaagctggagcaggagatcactgagctgaagaggagagacgctgaactggagaagctctcacacacagaagatcacaaccagtttctacacgactacccctcactgtcaccactcagtgaatctacacattcatccagcatcaagatccgtcctctgaggttctttgaggatgtgacagcggctgtgtcagaagtcagagataaactacaggacgtcctgagagagaaatggacaaacatctcacagacagtgactgaagtggatgttttactgtcaggaccagaaccagagcccaagaccagagctgagttcttaaaatattcatgtgacatcacactggatccaaacacagcacacacacatctgttattatctgatgagaacagaaaagtaacagtAATGAGAGAACAACAGTcttattctagtcacccagacagattcactgaTTGGTGGCAggtcctgagtaaagagagtctgactggacgttgttactgggaggtgaagtggggggggggaggagtttgtgtagcagtcacatacaagaatatcagcagagcagggagctcacatgaatgtttgtttggacGTAATGACAAATCTTGGAGGTCAGATTGTTACAACAACAGTTATAACTTTTATTACAACAAAGTCAAcactcctgtctcaggtcctcagtcctccagagtaggagtgtacctggatcacagagcaggtattctgtccttctacagcatctctgaaaccatgactctcctccacagagtccagaccacattcactcagcctctacatgctggactcGGGTTTGATTGGTTTCCTGGAGtctctgctgagttgtgtaaactgaaatag
- the LOC132978548 gene encoding mammalian ependymin-related protein 1-like, whose amino-acid sequence MKKEYIQRCHFFIFFFLGSRFFEYIFLYQSLVMFQIDQKTKDCSKIALTEAWDPFHIPANSTFEDQYIIGGPGDNVEVQEWSDRKPARQHETWVGVYTLKDCYPVQETSARNSSVTTSTRFFNLQLGISDPDVERMSESGC is encoded by the exons ATGAAGA AAGAATACATTCAAAGATGTcacttcttcatctttttcttcctcGGCTCCAGGTTCTTCGAGTACATCTTTTTGTACCAGAGCCTGGTGATGTTCCAGATTGACCAGAAGACGAAGGACTGCTCAAAGATCGCTCTGACCGAGGCCTGGGATCCCTTCCACATCCCAGCCAACTCCACCTTCGAGGACCAGTACATCATCGGAGGCCCCGGGGACAACGTGGAGGTCCAGGAGTGGTCGGACAGGAAGCCGGCACGCCAAC ATGAGACCTGGGTGGGCGTTTACACCCTGAAGGACTGCTACCCCGTGCAGGAGACCTCCGCCAGGAACAGCAGCGTCACCACCTCCACCCGCTTCTTCAACCTGCAGCTGGGCATCAGCGACCCCGACGTCGAGAGGATGTCGGAGTCCGGCTGCTGA
- the LOC132979550 gene encoding tripartite motif-containing protein 16-like, with amino-acid sequence MAQKGVQLGKETISCSICVDLLKDPVTTTCGHSYCMNCIKSHWDKEDEKTIYSCPQCRQDFTPRPVLGKNTMLAVLVEELKKTGLQAAPADHCYAGSEDVACDVCTGRKLKACKSCLQCLASYCEKHLQPHFEAAPLKKHKLVEPSKKLQENVCSRHDEVMKMFCRTDQQSICYLCSVDEHKGHDTVSAAAERSERQRELGVSRQNIQQRIQDREKDVKLLKQEVEAINGSADKTVVNSEKIFTELIRLMEERRSDVKQQVRSQQQTEVSRVRELQEKLEQEITELKRKDAKLEKLSHTEDHNQFLHDYPSLSPLSESTHSSSIKIRPLRFFEDVTAAVSEVRDKLQDVLREKWTNISQTVTEVDVLLSGPEPEPKTRAEFLKYSCNITLDPNTAHTQLLLSDENRKVTVMSKHQSYSSHPDRFTDWFQVLSKESLTGRCYWEVERRAGGVSVAVTYKNISRAGISDECRFGRNDKSWVLYCYNNSYIFCYNKVITPVSGPQSSRVGVYLDHRAGILSFYSISETMTLLHRVQTTFTQPLHAGLRFVYVGDSAELCKLK; translated from the coding sequence atggcACAGAAAGGAGTTCAGCTGGGCAAGGAAACTATTTCTTGTTCGATCTGTGTGGATCTCCTGAAGGATCCGGTGACTACTACCTGTGGACATAGTTACTGTATGAActgtattaaaagccactgggataaagaggatgagaagacaatctacagctgccctcagtgtagACAGGACTTCACACCGAGGCCTGTTCTGGGGAAAAACACCATGTTAGCAGttttagtggaggagctgaagaagactggactccaagctgctcctgctgatcactgctatgctggatctgaagatgtggcctgtgatgtctgcaccgggaggaaactgaaagcctgtaagtccTGCCTGCAGTGTCTGGCCTCttactgtgagaaacacctCCAGCCTCATTTTGAAGCAGCtccattaaagaaacacaagctggtggagccctccaagaagctccaggagaacgtctgctctcgtcatgatgaggtgatgaagatgttctgtcggactgatcagcagtctatctgttatctctgctctgtggacgaacacaaaggtcatgacacagtctcagctgcagcagaaaggagcgagaggcagagagagctcggggtgagtcgacaaaacatccagcagagaatccaggacagagagaaagatgtgaagctgctcaaacaggaggtggaggctatcaatggctccgctgataaaacagtggtgaacagtgagaagatcttcactgagctgatccgtctcatggaggaaagacgctctgatgtgaagcagcaggtcagatcccagcagcagactgaagtgagtcgagtcagagagcttcaggagaagctggagcaggagatcactgagctgaagaggaaagaTGCTAAACTGgagaagctctcacacacagaagatcacaaccagtttctacacgactacccctcactgtcaccactcagtgaatctacacattcatccagcatcaagatccgtcctctgaggttctttgaggatgtgacagcggctgtgtcagaagtgagagataaactacaggacgtcctgagagagaaatggacaaacatctcacagacagtgactgaagtggatgttttactgtcaggaccagaaccagagcccaagaccagagctgagttcttaaaatattcatgtaacatcacactggatccaaacacagcacacacacagctgttattatctgatgagaacagaaaagtaacagtAATGAGTAAACATCAGTcttattctagtcacccagacagattcactgaTTGGTTTCAggtcctgagtaaagagagtctgactggacgttgttactgggaggtggagagaagagcaggaggagtttctgtagcagtcacatacaagaatatcagcagagcagggatCTCAGATGAATGTAGGTTTGGACGTAATGACAAATCTTGGGTGTTATATTGTTACAACAACAGTTATATCTTTTGTTACAACAAAGTCATcactcctgtctcaggtcctcagtcctccagagtaggagtgtacctggatcacagagcaggtattctgtccttctacagcatctctgaaaccatgactctcctccacagagtccagaccacattcactcagcctctacatgctggactcaggtttgtttatgttggagactctgctgagttgtgtaaactgaaatag